The Arachis hypogaea cultivar Tifrunner chromosome 14, arahy.Tifrunner.gnm2.J5K5, whole genome shotgun sequence genome has a segment encoding these proteins:
- the LOC112741323 gene encoding uncharacterized protein isoform X2 — MSGVDAPAFLTWEERIICHERGNRVIHFYLKDSLGNSVLAVVGTERSVRHMMYVVPDHFLQTYGSAHSINACKWRARREVVEWLTCLVSRNHAPDSGIELDDAAQALESLKLGNSAHQKTLPDKLMSRKLRFQSSDIEWSGVAWYCAKQLKHYPGFCRNGTTIYVHSFVYIMAEEENHYLGYLEDMYEDKKKQKKVKVRWFHHGREVKNVVPQLNLQEGEVFITPHVQVISAECVNGPAIVLTPKHYEKCVSAILHSSLSEIHICSRQFKNNKLKPFTLTKLRGYSNQSVLSFLGDPIVSKRKAKSHKLDTEDDEDFAQDNPLRSSNKRGKIPKGYQVLENGSSSLQNSALKKSEQKFPSLKLTLSRKTMGIKFVGPKPQHQLSFNVDDKVEFLCQDSGIRGCWFRCKILSASQRQLKVQYNDLMDADDVDKLEEWIPATRVAAPDKLGMRCSGRLTVRPFPPKDTTDHAFEIGTAVDAWWSDGWWEGVITAIDVGGVGTLQVYTPGEERLLTVQKKDIRISRDWVDNRWVDIAGKPNICSHLPSNVSSRVGLSANSAVVDGSVSGCSAILESKSSSIPKVEVAPKVEQELSGLEAPELESMKGVVTLGKPLAAIDEDEDIDSGDGGCDGETDNIDGDGKKALDTIDNEKDVSHGDTEKNDDGGDKVEKNNEGDLMLKEQHFDSAEQKLDAAEASCMNI; from the exons ATGTCTGGGGTGGATGCTCCTGCTTTTTTAACATGGGAGGAGAGGATTATATGCCATGAGCGTGGGAACCGTGTGATTCACTTCTACTTGAAGGATTCGTTGGGGAATTCGGTTCTTGCTGTTGTGGGGACTGAGAGGAGTGTGAGGCACATGATGTATGTTGTCCCTGACCATTTCTTGCAGACTTATGGATCCGCACATTCCATCAACGCTTGTAAATGGCGGGCGAGGCGAGAGGTCGTTGAGTGGCTTACTTGTTTGGTTTCCAGGAACCATGCACCTGATTCAG GTATTGAGCTGGATGATGCAGCACAAGCTTTAGAATCTCTCAAGCTTGGAAACAGTGCTCATCAAAAAACTTTACCCGACAAACTG ATGTCAAGGAAATTGAGATTCCAGAGTTCAGATATTGAATGGTCGGGCGTTGCTTGGTATTGTGCTAAACAGCTGAAGCACTACCCAGGATTTTGTAGGAATGGGACAACCATTTAT GTTCATTCGTTTGTATATATTATGGCTGAGGAAGAAAACCACTATCTAGGTTACCTGGAAGATATGTATGAAGacaagaagaaacaaaaaaaggTTAAGGTACGGTGGTTTCACCATGGTCGGGAAGTTAAGAACGTGGTTCCACAGCTGAATCTGCAAGAGGGAGAGGTTTTCATAACACCTCATGTTCAAGTGATCAGTGCTGAGTGTGTCAATGGCCCTGCAATAGTTTTGACCCCTAAGCATTATGAGAAATGCGTGTCTGCTATTCTACATTCCTCATTATCGGAGATCCATATATGCTCTCGGCAGTTCAAAAACAATAAACTTAAGCCCTTCACACTCACTAAGCTGCGCGGATATAGTAACCAATCTGTGCTCTCTTTTCTGGGTGATCCTATTGTTTCCAAGCGAAAAGCCAAGAGTCATAAATTGGACACAGAAGATGATGAGGACTTCGCTCAAGACAATCCTCTAAGGTCGAGCAATAAGAGGGGCAAAATTCCTAAGGGATATCAAGTACTTGAAAACGGTTCTTCTAGTCTGCAAAACTCTGCTCTGAAAAAGAGTGAACAAAAATTCCCAAGTTTGAAATTAACACTTTCAAGGAAAACAATGGGTATCAAGTTTGTTGGACCTAAGCCTCAGCATCAGTTGTCTTTTAATGTCGATGATAAGGTCGAGTTTCTCTGTCAAGATAGTGGCATTAGAGGATGCTGGTTCAGGTGTAAAATTTTGAGTGCATCTCAGAGGCAACTGAAGGTCCAGTACAATGATCTTATGGATGCAGACGACGTAGACAAGCTAGAG GAATGGATCCCTGCAACTAGAGTAGCAGCTCCTGACAAACTGGGTATGCGGTGTTCAGGCCGCTTAACTGTGCGACCATTCCCACCAAAAGATACTACAGATCATGCTTTTGAGATTGGAACTGCAGTGGATGCCTGGTGGAGTGATGGATGGTGGGAAGGTGTTATAACTGCCATTGATGTTGGTGGAGTAGGAACTCTTCAAGTTTATACACCTG GTGAAGAAAGGCTCCTAACAGTCCAGAAGAAGGACATTCGGATTTCGCGAGATTGGGTTGATAACAGGTGGGTTGATATAGCTGGAAAGCCTAACATTTGCAGCCATTTACCTTCAAATGTTAGTTCTCGTGTTGGGCTGTCGGCTAATTCTGCTGTGGTAGACGGATCTGTGTCCGGTTGTTCTGCTATATTAGAAAGTAAGTCATCATCGATTCCCAAAGTTGAAGTTGCTCCAAAGGTTGAGCAAGAATTATCCGGTTTGGAAGCACCCGAACTGGAAAGTATGAAGGGAGTGGTAACTTTGGGGAAGCCACTAGCTGCCATCGATGAAGACGAGGATATTGACTCTGGTGACGGTGGTTGTGACGGTGAAACTGACAACATTGATGGTGATGGTAAGAAGGCACTCGATACCATTGACAATGAAAAGGATGTCTCTCACGGTGACACAGAAAAAAATGATGACGGCGGTGACAAAGTTGAAAAGAACAATGAGGGAGATTTGATGTTGAAGGAACAACATTTTGATTCTGCAGAACAAAAACTTGATGCAGCAGAAGCAAGTTGCATGAATATCTAA
- the LOC112741323 gene encoding uncharacterized protein isoform X1 yields the protein MSGVDAPAFLTWEERIICHERGNRVIHFYLKDSLGNSVLAVVGTERSVRHMMYVVPDHFLQTYGSAHSINACKWRARREVVEWLTCLVSRNHAPDSDVCVTGIELDDAAQALESLKLGNSAHQKTLPDKLMSRKLRFQSSDIEWSGVAWYCAKQLKHYPGFCRNGTTIYVHSFVYIMAEEENHYLGYLEDMYEDKKKQKKVKVRWFHHGREVKNVVPQLNLQEGEVFITPHVQVISAECVNGPAIVLTPKHYEKCVSAILHSSLSEIHICSRQFKNNKLKPFTLTKLRGYSNQSVLSFLGDPIVSKRKAKSHKLDTEDDEDFAQDNPLRSSNKRGKIPKGYQVLENGSSSLQNSALKKSEQKFPSLKLTLSRKTMGIKFVGPKPQHQLSFNVDDKVEFLCQDSGIRGCWFRCKILSASQRQLKVQYNDLMDADDVDKLEEWIPATRVAAPDKLGMRCSGRLTVRPFPPKDTTDHAFEIGTAVDAWWSDGWWEGVITAIDVGGVGTLQVYTPGEERLLTVQKKDIRISRDWVDNRWVDIAGKPNICSHLPSNVSSRVGLSANSAVVDGSVSGCSAILESKSSSIPKVEVAPKVEQELSGLEAPELESMKGVVTLGKPLAAIDEDEDIDSGDGGCDGETDNIDGDGKKALDTIDNEKDVSHGDTEKNDDGGDKVEKNNEGDLMLKEQHFDSAEQKLDAAEASCMNI from the exons ATGTCTGGGGTGGATGCTCCTGCTTTTTTAACATGGGAGGAGAGGATTATATGCCATGAGCGTGGGAACCGTGTGATTCACTTCTACTTGAAGGATTCGTTGGGGAATTCGGTTCTTGCTGTTGTGGGGACTGAGAGGAGTGTGAGGCACATGATGTATGTTGTCCCTGACCATTTCTTGCAGACTTATGGATCCGCACATTCCATCAACGCTTGTAAATGGCGGGCGAGGCGAGAGGTCGTTGAGTGGCTTACTTGTTTGGTTTCCAGGAACCATGCACCTGATTCAG ATGTTTGTGTGACAGGTATTGAGCTGGATGATGCAGCACAAGCTTTAGAATCTCTCAAGCTTGGAAACAGTGCTCATCAAAAAACTTTACCCGACAAACTG ATGTCAAGGAAATTGAGATTCCAGAGTTCAGATATTGAATGGTCGGGCGTTGCTTGGTATTGTGCTAAACAGCTGAAGCACTACCCAGGATTTTGTAGGAATGGGACAACCATTTAT GTTCATTCGTTTGTATATATTATGGCTGAGGAAGAAAACCACTATCTAGGTTACCTGGAAGATATGTATGAAGacaagaagaaacaaaaaaaggTTAAGGTACGGTGGTTTCACCATGGTCGGGAAGTTAAGAACGTGGTTCCACAGCTGAATCTGCAAGAGGGAGAGGTTTTCATAACACCTCATGTTCAAGTGATCAGTGCTGAGTGTGTCAATGGCCCTGCAATAGTTTTGACCCCTAAGCATTATGAGAAATGCGTGTCTGCTATTCTACATTCCTCATTATCGGAGATCCATATATGCTCTCGGCAGTTCAAAAACAATAAACTTAAGCCCTTCACACTCACTAAGCTGCGCGGATATAGTAACCAATCTGTGCTCTCTTTTCTGGGTGATCCTATTGTTTCCAAGCGAAAAGCCAAGAGTCATAAATTGGACACAGAAGATGATGAGGACTTCGCTCAAGACAATCCTCTAAGGTCGAGCAATAAGAGGGGCAAAATTCCTAAGGGATATCAAGTACTTGAAAACGGTTCTTCTAGTCTGCAAAACTCTGCTCTGAAAAAGAGTGAACAAAAATTCCCAAGTTTGAAATTAACACTTTCAAGGAAAACAATGGGTATCAAGTTTGTTGGACCTAAGCCTCAGCATCAGTTGTCTTTTAATGTCGATGATAAGGTCGAGTTTCTCTGTCAAGATAGTGGCATTAGAGGATGCTGGTTCAGGTGTAAAATTTTGAGTGCATCTCAGAGGCAACTGAAGGTCCAGTACAATGATCTTATGGATGCAGACGACGTAGACAAGCTAGAG GAATGGATCCCTGCAACTAGAGTAGCAGCTCCTGACAAACTGGGTATGCGGTGTTCAGGCCGCTTAACTGTGCGACCATTCCCACCAAAAGATACTACAGATCATGCTTTTGAGATTGGAACTGCAGTGGATGCCTGGTGGAGTGATGGATGGTGGGAAGGTGTTATAACTGCCATTGATGTTGGTGGAGTAGGAACTCTTCAAGTTTATACACCTG GTGAAGAAAGGCTCCTAACAGTCCAGAAGAAGGACATTCGGATTTCGCGAGATTGGGTTGATAACAGGTGGGTTGATATAGCTGGAAAGCCTAACATTTGCAGCCATTTACCTTCAAATGTTAGTTCTCGTGTTGGGCTGTCGGCTAATTCTGCTGTGGTAGACGGATCTGTGTCCGGTTGTTCTGCTATATTAGAAAGTAAGTCATCATCGATTCCCAAAGTTGAAGTTGCTCCAAAGGTTGAGCAAGAATTATCCGGTTTGGAAGCACCCGAACTGGAAAGTATGAAGGGAGTGGTAACTTTGGGGAAGCCACTAGCTGCCATCGATGAAGACGAGGATATTGACTCTGGTGACGGTGGTTGTGACGGTGAAACTGACAACATTGATGGTGATGGTAAGAAGGCACTCGATACCATTGACAATGAAAAGGATGTCTCTCACGGTGACACAGAAAAAAATGATGACGGCGGTGACAAAGTTGAAAAGAACAATGAGGGAGATTTGATGTTGAAGGAACAACATTTTGATTCTGCAGAACAAAAACTTGATGCAGCAGAAGCAAGTTGCATGAATATCTAA